In a single window of the Antennarius striatus isolate MH-2024 chromosome 3, ASM4005453v1, whole genome shotgun sequence genome:
- the endog gene encoding endonuclease G, mitochondrial: MRQQQLISSDMRRWCRCGTTLLIGAGLGASLSRLLSDRGTGGQQEVSGLLSRVPVLPVPTVRASELTVSPGGSGAVMKYGFPSLANIKSRESYITSYDPRTRTASWVIERLNPASLSGQSDRKFCEFKEDDSIHLFHRATNADFKGSGFDRGHLAAAANHKWSQKAMEDTFYLSNVAPQNPHLNQKTWNNLEKLCRSLTKHYLNVYVCTGPLYLPRLEADGKMYVRYQVLGRNHVAVPTHFFKVLILEQADGRGVELRSYVLPNEPVDEKIPLERFLVPIETIERASGLLFVPNIMKRTSSLKAISAH; encoded by the exons ATGCGTCAACAGCAGCTGATCAGTAGCGACATGCGGCGCTGGTGTCGGTGCGGGACGACCTTGCTGATTGGAGCGGGACTTGGAGCCTCGCTGAGCCGGCTGCTGAGTGACCGAGGCACCGGGGGGCAGCAGGAGGTGTCTGGGCTCCTGAGCCGAGTCCCGGTGCTGCCGGTACCGACGGTCCGGGCGTCCGAGCTGACG GTGAGTCCAGGTGGGTCGGGGGCGGTAATGAAGTATGGCTTCCCCTCACTGGCCAACATCAAGAGCAGAGAGTCCTACATCACCTCCTACGACCCCCGCACAAGAACTGCATCGTGGGTAATAGAGAGGCTGAACCCTGCGTCCCTGAGTGGCCAATCGGACAGGAAGTTCTGTGAGTTCAAAGAGGACGACAG CATACACCTGTTTCACAGAGCCACCAATGCCGACTTCAAGGGGAGTGGCTTCGACAGAGGTCACCTGGCtgctgcagccaatcacaagTGGAGTCAGAAAGCCATGGAGGACACCTTCTACCTGAGCAATGTAGCgccacag AACCCTCACCTGAACCAGAAAACCTGGAACAACCTGGAGAAACTGTGCCGCTCTCTGACCAAACATTACCTGAATGTCTACGTCTGCACCGGCCCCCTTTACCTGCCCAG gctgGAGGCTGATGGAAAAATGTATGTTCGGTACCAGGTTCTAGGACGAAACCACGTTGCCGTGCCGACACACTTCTTTAAG GTGCTGATCCTGGAGCAGGCTGATGGCAGAGGGGTGGAACTTCGGTCGTACGTTTTACCAAATGAACCGGTAGACGAAAAGATTCCTCTGGAACGTTTCCTGGTTCCCATAGAAACCATCGAAAGAGCGTCAGGACTCTTGTTTGTCCCTAACATCATGAAGAGGACGAGCAGCCTAAAGGCAATATCCGCTCACTGA